A region of Methanomicrobiales archaeon DNA encodes the following proteins:
- a CDS encoding flavodoxin yields MNLCIIYHSYSGITRRVAEKIQAACGGDLVEVRPKEKYTTVSAYTKGCKRARNEERDPITPEVIDVSDYDRLVIGTPVWAFKATPPINAAVAALRSCEGKRAVLFATCGGMPGDTLPILARALEARRVAVSGTQVLTRRDIGDPQKLEGLIAMVQAP; encoded by the coding sequence ATGAATCTCTGCATCATCTACCATTCCTACTCCGGCATTACACGGAGAGTTGCGGAGAAGATCCAGGCGGCGTGCGGGGGTGACCTCGTCGAGGTGCGGCCAAAGGAGAAGTATACGACGGTTTCAGCATACACGAAGGGCTGCAAGCGGGCGCGGAACGAGGAGCGGGACCCGATCACGCCCGAGGTCATCGATGTTTCAGACTACGACCGGCTCGTCATCGGCACACCCGTCTGGGCCTTCAAAGCAACGCCGCCTATCAATGCGGCGGTTGCCGCGCTCAGGAGCTGCGAGGGAAAGCGTGCGGTGCTCTTTGCAACCTGCGGCGGGATGCCGGGCGATACCCTCCCGATCCTGGCACGGGCCCTCGAAGCCCGGAGGGTGGCGGTGTCGGGAACACAGGTCCTGACCCGGAGGGATATCGGGGACCCGCAGAAGCTGGAAGGCCTGATCGCGATGGTTCAGGCCCCGTAG
- a CDS encoding DUF5518 domain-containing protein produces MAKTDPRMSWVGVVAGFAVMFVINSIVATVTSTIISLFSTIIGGFVAGWIAGGGASNGGKAGLLAGVLNAVVVAILIAAFGLVPSPEDLSFLAVLGSTLLVIIALFPLWGLLGYLGGLIAGKVKGS; encoded by the coding sequence ATGGCAAAGACGGATCCGAGAATGTCCTGGGTCGGGGTAGTGGCAGGATTCGCCGTGATGTTCGTCATCAACAGCATCGTAGCAACCGTCACGAGCACCATCATCTCCCTATTCAGCACGATCATCGGGGGCTTCGTGGCGGGATGGATCGCCGGAGGCGGCGCATCAAACGGTGGAAAGGCGGGGCTGCTGGCAGGAGTCCTGAATGCAGTCGTTGTGGCGATCTTGATTGCCGCCTTCGGGCTTGTACCCTCGCCGGAGGACCTGAGCTTCCTTGCCGTTCTCGGCTCGACGCTCCTGGTGATCATCGCGCTCTTCCCCCTGTGGGGGCTTCTGGGCTATCTCGGGGGCTTGATTGCCGGAAAGGTGAAGGGCTCGTAG
- a CDS encoding NADPH-dependent F420 reductase produces MRLAIIGKGNVGTALGRGLSRAGHDIRFGHRDPREPVREAAEWGEAIILAVPFSAVNDVVRAVGPAADGKPLIDVTNALDENMELAIGFTTSAAEELQKRLPGARVIKAFNTVFAQNQSSGRLGGEQLTAFIAGDDAEAKRTAVQLARDIGFDPVDVGPLKSARYLEPMAIMLIGLGYGLNMGTGIGYRLVRS; encoded by the coding sequence ATGAGACTGGCAATTATCGGCAAGGGCAATGTGGGAACAGCGCTGGGCAGAGGGTTGAGCAGAGCGGGTCACGACATCCGGTTCGGGCACCGTGACCCACGGGAGCCCGTTCGCGAAGCCGCCGAGTGGGGGGAGGCGATCATCCTGGCGGTGCCCTTCTCCGCGGTGAATGACGTTGTCAGGGCCGTCGGGCCGGCCGCAGATGGGAAGCCCCTCATCGACGTCACGAATGCATTAGACGAAAACATGGAGCTGGCAATCGGGTTTACGACATCCGCCGCGGAGGAACTGCAGAAAAGACTCCCCGGAGCCCGGGTGATAAAAGCCTTCAATACGGTGTTCGCACAGAACCAGAGTTCGGGAAGACTGGGCGGCGAGCAGCTCACCGCTTTCATCGCCGGAGACGATGCGGAGGCCAAACGGACCGCCGTGCAACTGGCGCGGGATATCGGGTTCGATCCCGTCGATGTCGGCCCCCTGAAGAGCGCACGATACCTGGAGCCGATGGCAATCATGCTCATCGGACTCGGGTACGGCCTCAACATGGGAACGGGCATCGGCTACCGGCTCGTCCGGAGCTAG